A region from the Campylobacter blaseri genome encodes:
- a CDS encoding SH3 domain-containing C40 family peptidase: MRNFIFIFFTIIFINGCSTKTAQIVTSNSYNLKLDLKQDTKILPKLKKQEQLDGSVFMKRYFGVWNNTKPDTSKKDAFWALNVYKNSKHRSYYGPNRSTYSDKFFKNIKENSSIDEFGKISKPAITLKNTFLRNAPSHEPIFKNFSHPSGGYPFDQFSNSTLGINYPLYVSHFSKNRDFAFVQNDTVWGWIDARDIKILNEFEINMFKNSNFITILDDRTPILDIEDNFLFYGRVGTILMNDSKDKRYYYGDVFTKNGLKRYKIKLKSATTWPAQINDKHLKQIIEGILGEPYGWGGFEYYRDCSLFTKDFMSVFGIWLPRNSKAQASIYKTIDLKNKTNEEKLEIIKNHGEPYFSLVYMPGHIMLYTGVIKNEVSVAHNVWGLRTNNNGRALIAKMALTTLEIGKENKDIPNSNLLLSKITKLVILSN, translated from the coding sequence TTGAGAAATTTTATATTTATATTCTTTACTATTATTTTCATAAATGGATGCTCAACCAAAACTGCACAGATAGTAACTAGTAATAGCTATAATCTTAAATTAGATTTAAAACAAGATACTAAAATACTTCCAAAACTAAAAAAACAAGAACAATTAGATGGTTCTGTTTTTATGAAAAGATACTTTGGAGTTTGGAATAATACAAAACCAGATACATCTAAAAAAGATGCTTTCTGGGCTTTAAATGTATATAAAAACAGCAAACATAGATCATACTATGGACCAAACAGAAGCACATATAGTGATAAGTTTTTTAAAAATATAAAAGAAAACTCAAGTATAGATGAATTTGGCAAAATATCAAAACCAGCAATCACTTTAAAAAATACATTTTTAAGAAATGCACCTTCGCATGAACCAATATTTAAAAATTTTTCTCATCCTAGTGGGGGCTATCCATTTGATCAATTTTCAAACTCAACTTTAGGCATAAACTATCCACTTTATGTTTCTCATTTTAGTAAAAATAGAGATTTTGCTTTTGTGCAAAATGATACTGTTTGGGGCTGGATTGATGCAAGAGATATTAAAATTTTAAATGAATTTGAAATTAATATGTTCAAAAACTCAAATTTTATAACAATATTAGATGATAGAACTCCAATATTAGATATAGAAGATAACTTCCTTTTTTATGGAAGAGTAGGAACTATACTTATGAATGATAGCAAGGATAAGAGATATTACTACGGAGATGTATTTACGAAAAACGGACTAAAAAGATATAAAATAAAACTTAAGTCAGCTACAACTTGGCCAGCACAAATTAATGATAAACATCTAAAGCAAATAATAGAAGGCATACTAGGCGAACCTTATGGTTGGGGCGGTTTTGAGTATTATAGAGATTGCTCTTTATTTACAAAAGACTTTATGTCAGTATTTGGAATTTGGCTTCCTAGAAATTCAAAAGCACAAGCTTCAATATATAAAACTATAGATTTAAAAAACAAAACAAATGAAGAAAAGCTAGAAATAATCAAAAATCATGGAGAACCATATTTTAGCCTTGTTTATATGCCAGGACATATAATGCTCTATACAGGAGTTATAAAAAATGAGGTTAGTGTAGCACATAATGTTTGGGGATTAAGAACTAACAATAACGGCAGAGCCTTAATAGCTAAAATGGCACTAACAACACTAGAGATAGGAAAAGAAAACAAAGATATACCTAACAGCAACCTA
- a CDS encoding ATP-dependent DNA helicase codes for MFNKLLEILQTSNLFITGGGGVGKSYTTQKIIDYYRSNNKTVISLGSTGISAVNIGGVTIHSFFCFGICKNIDELKRQDRGKASKERVKRLKEILKNSDLIVIDEISMVSSELFDMIYYRLINSEFKGRLLVVGDFYQLPPVIKKSDIQDGNIFYSKYAFSSYSWEHMKFQYVEFLKSKRTKDLEFYEVLSRIRVGDVDSKVINYISKLLTSKIDDSDNKTVLFGRNKEAEELNKKMLYSLPSNLEIAYGYYEIFDNTLNKDKLHKWLNSLNVIQNFEFKIGTRVIFTSNKYKNPYNKISFFNGEQGIIRNYKKEDGAIISIEVEKNSGEIIDIEPNSYDLGEYELNGNEVSYNVLASFYQFPLRLAYGITIHKSQGMSIKNLVCDLNHIFAEGQLYVALSRAIDPNTLSIVYSRTESFSTYLKRVIKTSLDVASFYDEENFLYID; via the coding sequence TTGTTTAACAAGCTACTTGAAATTTTACAAACCTCAAATCTTTTTATAACTGGAGGTGGCGGTGTAGGTAAAAGCTACACAACACAAAAAATTATAGATTATTATAGAAGTAACAATAAAACTGTAATATCACTAGGAAGCACAGGCATAAGTGCTGTAAATATTGGTGGTGTTACAATCCACTCATTTTTTTGTTTTGGAATTTGTAAAAATATTGACGAGTTAAAACGCCAAGATAGAGGAAAAGCTTCGAAAGAGAGGGTAAAAAGGCTAAAAGAAATTTTGAAAAATAGTGATTTGATAGTTATAGATGAGATATCTATGGTTTCATCTGAGCTATTTGATATGATATATTATAGATTAATAAACTCAGAATTCAAAGGCAGGCTTTTGGTTGTTGGGGATTTTTATCAGCTTCCACCAGTTATTAAAAAAAGTGATATACAAGATGGAAATATTTTTTATTCTAAATATGCGTTTTCCTCTTATTCATGGGAGCATATGAAATTTCAATATGTTGAGTTTTTAAAATCAAAAAGAACAAAAGACCTTGAATTTTATGAGGTTTTATCTCGTATTAGAGTAGGCGATGTTGATAGTAAGGTTATTAACTATATAAGTAAACTTCTTACTTCAAAAATCGATGATAGTGATAATAAAACAGTTCTTTTTGGACGGAATAAAGAGGCTGAAGAGTTGAATAAAAAGATGCTTTATAGTCTGCCATCTAATCTTGAGATAGCCTATGGCTATTATGAGATATTTGATAACACTCTAAATAAAGATAAACTTCATAAATGGCTTAACAGCCTAAATGTTATTCAAAATTTTGAATTTAAAATTGGAACTAGGGTTATTTTTACTTCAAACAAGTATAAAAACCCCTACAATAAAATATCTTTTTTTAACGGCGAGCAAGGTATTATTAGAAATTACAAAAAAGAAGATGGAGCTATAATATCTATAGAGGTTGAAAAAAATAGTGGTGAGATCATAGATATTGAGCCAAATAGCTACGATCTAGGCGAGTATGAACTAAATGGAAATGAAGTTAGTTATAATGTGTTAGCAAGTTTTTATCAGTTTCCACTTCGTTTAGCTTACGGGATAACTATACACAAATCTCAAGGTATGAGTATAAAAAATTTAGTTTGTGATTTAAATCATATATTTGCAGAAGGACAACTATACGTTGCACTCTCAAGAGCAATTGACCCTAACACTCTTAGTATAGTTTATAGTAGAACCGAAAGTTTTTCAACTTATTTAAAAAGAGTCATAAAAACCAGCTTAGATGTTGCTAGTTTTTATGATGAGGAAAATTTTTTATACATTGATTAA